CGGTCGAGACCTCGCCCGGGTTCTTCCGGGCGATCCACCCCTACCTGCCGATGACGTACGTGGTGCAGGGGCTGCGGCACACGGTCAACGGCGGGTCCACCACGACCGTGGTCACCGCGGCGGTGCTCCTCGCCGCGTTCGGTGCGGCGGCGCTGCTGCTCACCGTCGGGGCGGCCCGCCGCGCCCGCCGGCTGACCCCGGCCCGCCTGCACCCCGAACTGACCATGTGAGGATGCTGATGGGCCCGACGGCGGTACGACGACAGGCGGCCCCCGGCCCGCGCCGGTCCCCGGCGGGCCGGCCGGGCGGACGGGGAGGGCCTGTGACGGACGGACGGTCCCGGCGACGGGAGGACACCCGCCAGCGCCTCTTCGTGGCGGCGGTGGAACTCATCGCCGAGCAGGGCTTCTCGGCCACCACCGTGGACGACATCGCGGCCCGCGCCGGGGTGGCCAAGGGCACGGTCTACTACAACTTCGAGTCCAAGACCGTCCTCTTCGAGGAGTTGCTGCGCCACGGCATCGGGCTGCTCACCGCCGACTTCCGTACGGCGGTGGCGGGGCTGCCGCCCCGCGAGGCGCTCGCCGCGCTGGTCCGGGCCGAACTGGAGTACATCCAGCGCTACCGGGCCTTCGCCCAGCTGCTGCTGTCGGAGATGTGGCGGACCAACCGGGAGTGGCAGCAGACGCTGCGGCTGCTGCGCGGCGAGGCGATCGAGGTGATCGCGCAGACCGTGCGCGCCGGGGTGGACAGCGGCGACCTCCCCGCCGACCTGGACGTGCGGACCGCCTCCTCGGCGCTCTTCGGCGTCGGGCTGGTGGTGGCCGTGGACTGGCTGGTGTTCCAGCCCGACCGGCCGATCTCCGACGTCGAGGAGTCGCTGCTCGGCATCGTCCGGCGAGTCGCCCGCACCTGAGCCGGCGGTCCTCTGCCCGGGGCGTAAATGCGTTGAACCGTGGTGGCCGGACGGCCAGGCTGGGGTCACCGCCTTTTCACCACCCCGAGTCCGGAGGGACCGAAACCGTGCGCCTGCTCCGTGATCTCTGGGCCACCGCGCCGCGCCGAATGGCCGCCGTGGTGCTGCTGGTCGTCCTCGGCGCCGCCGGGCAGGCCGCCGGCGCCGCGCTGGCCGGCCCCGTCCTGGTGCAACGCTCGTCCGGCTGGTTCGTCGGGCTGGCCGTCGCGCTGGTCGCCGCCGTCGTCAGCGAGCTGGTGATCGGCCTGGTCATGGCCCGGCTGACCGCCGACTGGTCGGCCGACGTACGCCGCCGGCTCTGCCGGGTCGCGCTCGGGCAGGACCTGCCCACCCTGGAGACCACCCCGGTCGGCGAGCTGCTCGACCGCATCGACAACGACGTCTACCAGGTCGCCTCCGAGGTGCGGGGCACCGGCGTCCGGCTGGTGCAGGGCCTGGCCGTCTGCCTGCTCGCCACGGTGACCGCCCTCGTCGTCTGGTGGCCGGCCGGTGTCGCCATGGTGCTGCTGACGGCGCTGCTCGTCGTGGCGCTGCGCCGCCCCACCGCGCGCATCGGCCCGGCCCGGATGGCCGAGGAGGAGGCCTGGTCGGACCTCGCCGCCGTGATGGAGGAGGCGGTGCACGGCCAGGACGACGTCCGGACCAGCCTGGCCCGGCCGTACGTGCTGCGGCTCTACGCCCGGCGGGCCGCCGAGGTGCTCGCCCGGGCCCGGCAGGTGTTCCGGATGACGGCCTGGGTCACCGCCATCGCCGGTGGCGCCGTCCGGGTGGGCATCGTCGCCGTGGTGCTCGGCGGGGCGTGGGCGCTGACCACCGGCCGGGTCGACGGCAGCCGGCTCACCGCCATCTGGCTGCTCGCCATCGCCTTCGGGGCCACCAGCGAGCACCTCGCCCGCTGGGTGCCGCAGGTGCAGTACGCGCTCGGCGCGTGGGCCCGGGTGCAGCTGCTCGCCGGCTCCCGGCAGGAGCCCGAGGGCGGGGCCGCCCCGGTCGACGGCGACCTGACCGTGCGTGGGCTCACCTTCCGCTACCCGGCGACCGAGGACGCCGAACGCGGGCCGGCGCTGCGCGACGTCCGGCTCACCTTCGCCCGGGGCCGGTCGTACGCGCTGGTCGGGCGGACCGGGTCGGGCAAGTCGACGCTGGCGAAGGTGCTCACCCGCGCGGTGGACGTGCCCCGTGGCACGGTCTACCTCGGCGACACCGACCTGGTCGACCTCGACGTCGAGCAGCTGCGCCGGTGGATCGCCGTGGTGCCGCAGCGCACCGAGATCCTCGCCGGGACGCTGGCCGAGAACGTCGCGCTGTTCGACCCGGACCTGGTCGACGACGCCGGCCGGGCGCTGGAGGAGCTGGGGCTGGCCGGCTGGATCGCCGAGCTGCCCGACGGGCTGCACACCCGGCTGGGTGACGGTGGGCACGTGCTCTCCGCCGGCCAGGAGCAGCTCGTGGCGTTCGCCCGGATCCTGGTGCGCGACCCCCGCGTGGTGATCCTCGACGAGGCGACCGCCCGGCTCGACCCGGTCACCGAGCACCGGGTGCGCCGGGCCACCGAGCGGCTGCTCACCGACCGGATCGGCATCGTCATCGCGCACCGGCTCTCCTCGGTGCGGCGGTGCGACGAGGTGGTGGTGATGGCCGACGGCAGGGTGCGGGAGGCCGGCCCGCTGCGCGAGTCGGCCCACTTCGCCGAGCTGCTGGCCACCAGCCACGCCGGCGCGTACGCCGCCAGGGGGGCGAGCCGGGGCGGGGTGGACCTGCTGCCGGCCCCCGGCGGGGAGTGGGACACCGAGCCGGAGAGCGCCGGGTCACAGAGCGCCGCGACGGCGCCGCCGCCGGTGGCCGTACCCCGGGCGGACCCGCCGCCGCTGCCACCGCAACCGCCCGCGCGGACCATGCGGGAGATCCTGCGTCTGGGTATGAACGACCCGCGCTACGGCCTGGTGTCGGTCGGCCTGTTCTGCGTCGGGCTGCTGCTCGGCCTGGACGGCGCGGTGCTGCCCTGGCTCTGGGCGGACGTCGTCGACGGCGGCAGCCCGTGGCTGCCGGCGCTGGGCATCAGCGCGGCCCTGCTTGTGGTGCTGCCGGTGCCCTTCCTCACCAGCGCGTGGTTCCCGCAGTGGTGGGTGCGGCAGATGCTGCGGATCAGCCTGCGCCTGGTGCACGGGCAGACCGGGCCGCGCCGGGTCAGCGGGCACACCCCGGCCGAGGTCGTCGCCCAGGGCGGCGACACCGAGCGGGTGGTGGAGCTGGCCGACAACCTGGTCGACCAGTTCATCGCGCTGACGCTGCTGATCAGCATGACCGTGGTGACCGGCAGCATCGTGCCGGGCCTGTTCTTCGTCGGCACGATGATCGTCTCCGGGCTGACCGCGACCCTCTTCGGGCCGCGCCTGGAACGCTCCGCCCGGGGCACGGTGAAGGCGCGGGCCGCGTTCGCCACCGCCCTGGTGTCGTCGCTGTCGGCCGCGCGGACGGTCAAGCTGGCCGGCGCCACCGGTCCGGTGCTGGCCCACCTCGCCCGGCTGGACACCGTGCGCAGCGACCGGCAGCGCCGGGAGATCGCCATGCAGGTGTGGGCGCGGTCCACACCGGCCATGGCCAGCGGACTGCTGCCGATCGGCGCGTGGGCGCTCTACCTGTCCGGTGGACTGTCGGCGGGGGGCGTGCTGGTGGCCGTCTCCACCCTCGGGGCGGCCCGCTGGTTCGCCTGGACGACGGCGTCGCTGGTGTCGCACTACCCGTCGGCCCGGGTGTGGACCCGGCGGACCGTGTCGATGTGCGGGGTCGCGGCGTACTCGGCGCCGGTGCCCGGGGTGGACATCGTGGCGGGCACCGCGCCCGCGCCCGAACCGCCCGCCCGCCGGCCGTTGCGGCGGCTGGAGCTGGCCGGCTTCGGCGCGCTGCACACCGACGGGACGCTCGCCGTGCGCGACGTCGACCTGACCGTCGAGCGGGGGCAGCTCGTGCTGGTCGTCGGGCCGGTCGGCTCCGGCAAGTCGTCGCTGCTGCGGGCGCTCGCCGGGATCGTGCACCACACCGGCGAGCTGCGCTGGAACGGTGACCCGGTCACCGAGCCGGAGCTGTTCCTGCGCCCGCAGCAGGTGGGCTACGTGGGGCAGCTGCCCCGGGTGCTCTCCGGCACGGTCGCCGAGAACATCGCCCTGGGCCACGACGTGGACGCGGCCGGCGCGGTCACCACCGCCCAGCTCGACCACGACCTGGCCGCGGCCGGGGGCGGGCTCGGCCTGCTCATCGGCCACAAGGGGACCCGGCTCTCCGGCGGGCAGTTGCAGCGGCTGGCGCTGGCCCGGGCGCTCGCGCCCCGTACCGAGCTGCTGGTGGCCGACGACGTGTCGTCCGCGCTGGACGTCACCACGGAGCTGGCGCTCTGGGCGGCGCTGCGCGAGCACGGGGTGACCGTGGTGGGCTCGACGTCCAAGCGGGCCGCGCTGGTCCGCGCCGACCACGTGGTGGTGCTGCGCGACGGCCAGGTGGCCGCCCAGGGCCCCTGGCGCGACCTGGAACCCCGCTGGTCCCACCTGGCGGGTTGACCCCGCCCGGCTGCTCGACCGTTCGCGGCGTGTCGCGGTGTCCCGGCACGGTGACACCGCGACACGTCGCAAACGGAGTGGAGCCCGGTCAGGAGGCGCGGGCGTACTGGTCGGGCCAGTGGGGTACGGCGCCCAGCTTGGCGGCGGCGCGGCGGGGCCAGTACGGGTCGCGGAGCAGTTCCCGGCCGAGGAGCACCAGGTCCGCGTCGCCGCCGGCCACGATCTGCTCGGCCTGCTCCGGCTCGACGATGAGGCCCACCGCGCCGGTCGGCACGCCCGCCTCGCGTCGGATCCGGGCCGCCAGGGGCACCTGGTAGCCGGGGCCGACCGGGATCGTCGCCCCGGCGGAGGCGCCGCCGGAGGAGGCGTCGATCAGGTCCACCCCGGCGGCGGCCAGCTCGCCGGCGAGCACCACGCTGTCCTCGACGGTCCAGCCGCCGTCGACCCAGTCGGTGGCCGAGATCCGGGTCAGCACCGGCACCTGCTCGCCGACGGCGGCCCGGACGGCGCGAGCCACCTCCAGGGTGAGGCGCATCCGCGCCGGCCGGTCGCCGCCGTAGCCGTCGGTGCGGTGGTTGGTCAGCGGGGAGAGGAACTCGTGCAGCAGGTAGCCGTGCGCGGCGTGGATCTCCACCACGCGGAAGCCGGCCTCCACCGCCCGGGCGGCGGCGACGGCGAACGCCTCGACCACCGCGGCGATCCCGGCCTCGTCCAGCGCGGCCGGGCGTCGGTGGTCGGGCAGGAACGGTTCGGCGCCGGGGCCGACCGGGGTCCAGCCGCCCTCGGCGTCCGGCACGCCGCCGCGCCGCGCGGCCCACGGCCGGTACGTCGACGCCTTGACGCCCGCGTGCGCGAGCTGCACGCCCGGCACCGCCCCCTGGGCGGCGACGAACGCGGTGACCGGACGCCAGGCGTCGACGTGCGCGCCCGACCAGAGCCCGGTGTCCTGCGGGCTGATCCGTCCCTCGGGGACGACCGCGGTGGCCTCGGTGAGGACCAGGCCGACCCCGCCCACGGCCCGGGAGCCGAGGTGGACGTGGTGCCAGTCGGTGGGCAGCCCGTCGGGCCCGGC
This genomic interval from Micromonospora coxensis contains the following:
- a CDS encoding TetR/AcrR family transcriptional regulator, which translates into the protein MTDGRSRRREDTRQRLFVAAVELIAEQGFSATTVDDIAARAGVAKGTVYYNFESKTVLFEELLRHGIGLLTADFRTAVAGLPPREALAALVRAELEYIQRYRAFAQLLLSEMWRTNREWQQTLRLLRGEAIEVIAQTVRAGVDSGDLPADLDVRTASSALFGVGLVVAVDWLVFQPDRPISDVEESLLGIVRRVART
- a CDS encoding ATP-binding cassette domain-containing protein, whose product is MRLLRDLWATAPRRMAAVVLLVVLGAAGQAAGAALAGPVLVQRSSGWFVGLAVALVAAVVSELVIGLVMARLTADWSADVRRRLCRVALGQDLPTLETTPVGELLDRIDNDVYQVASEVRGTGVRLVQGLAVCLLATVTALVVWWPAGVAMVLLTALLVVALRRPTARIGPARMAEEEAWSDLAAVMEEAVHGQDDVRTSLARPYVLRLYARRAAEVLARARQVFRMTAWVTAIAGGAVRVGIVAVVLGGAWALTTGRVDGSRLTAIWLLAIAFGATSEHLARWVPQVQYALGAWARVQLLAGSRQEPEGGAAPVDGDLTVRGLTFRYPATEDAERGPALRDVRLTFARGRSYALVGRTGSGKSTLAKVLTRAVDVPRGTVYLGDTDLVDLDVEQLRRWIAVVPQRTEILAGTLAENVALFDPDLVDDAGRALEELGLAGWIAELPDGLHTRLGDGGHVLSAGQEQLVAFARILVRDPRVVILDEATARLDPVTEHRVRRATERLLTDRIGIVIAHRLSSVRRCDEVVVMADGRVREAGPLRESAHFAELLATSHAGAYAARGASRGGVDLLPAPGGEWDTEPESAGSQSAATAPPPVAVPRADPPPLPPQPPARTMREILRLGMNDPRYGLVSVGLFCVGLLLGLDGAVLPWLWADVVDGGSPWLPALGISAALLVVLPVPFLTSAWFPQWWVRQMLRISLRLVHGQTGPRRVSGHTPAEVVAQGGDTERVVELADNLVDQFIALTLLISMTVVTGSIVPGLFFVGTMIVSGLTATLFGPRLERSARGTVKARAAFATALVSSLSAARTVKLAGATGPVLAHLARLDTVRSDRQRREIAMQVWARSTPAMASGLLPIGAWALYLSGGLSAGGVLVAVSTLGAARWFAWTTASLVSHYPSARVWTRRTVSMCGVAAYSAPVPGVDIVAGTAPAPEPPARRPLRRLELAGFGALHTDGTLAVRDVDLTVERGQLVLVVGPVGSGKSSLLRALAGIVHHTGELRWNGDPVTEPELFLRPQQVGYVGQLPRVLSGTVAENIALGHDVDAAGAVTTAQLDHDLAAAGGGLGLLIGHKGTRLSGGQLQRLALARALAPRTELLVADDVSSALDVTTELALWAALREHGVTVVGSTSKRAALVRADHVVVLRDGQVAAQGPWRDLEPRWSHLAG
- a CDS encoding NADH:flavin oxidoreductase/NADH oxidase; this translates as MSALFTPLALRAVTLPNRVALAPMCQYSAGPDGLPTDWHHVHLGSRAVGGVGLVLTEATAVVPEGRISPQDTGLWSGAHVDAWRPVTAFVAAQGAVPGVQLAHAGVKASTYRPWAARRGGVPDAEGGWTPVGPGAEPFLPDHRRPAALDEAGIAAVVEAFAVAAARAVEAGFRVVEIHAAHGYLLHEFLSPLTNHRTDGYGGDRPARMRLTLEVARAVRAAVGEQVPVLTRISATDWVDGGWTVEDSVVLAGELAAAGVDLIDASSGGASAGATIPVGPGYQVPLAARIRREAGVPTGAVGLIVEPEQAEQIVAGGDADLVLLGRELLRDPYWPRRAAAKLGAVPHWPDQYARAS